GCGGTGAAGTATGCAGCCAACCGCACATAAGTGAATCAGTCATGGATTGCCTATATAGCTGTCCTTCGTTAGCTAGTTAGTTTGCAAGTCACCTCgcacccttcttctccctcaactGATTCAGTGGATATTTAATTTTTGGGCTTATTATCGGCTGTTCCTACGATAAAATCACTAAAATCACACCGTTGTTCGTCTGCTTTTACGGCCTGATGCAGAGTTCAGGAAACCTAGGTCCTGGCGATATGTTAGGCTTGCTCTCTGCTGAAAGCTACGCAACAAGTATCAGGGGCTCTTTTTACGGCGCATCGGCTGCCCTAGGAAAAACAGGTGCTGCGGTAGGGACTCAGGCATTTACTCCGATTCAAAACAACCTGGGCAAACGGTGGACGTTTATTATTGCTGCTATCTGTGGTGTGGTGGGTATTTTGGTCACCTACTTCTTTGTACCCAACGTGACGGGCGAGGATCTCGCCGTGCGAGACGAAAAGCTCAGAGCTTACTTGCTAGAGAATGGATGGAGCGGTGAGATGGGTCTAAAGGACGAAAAGGAACTGGTTGTGGAAGGGGATGAGGAGGTCGCCTCACCAAATGGTGGAGAGAAGGGTGTCAAGACATAGGAGCACCGAGCTTGAGTAACGCGGTTGAGATATTGTGTTTACTTTCTTCGTAATAATGCTACCCTAATAAACACCGCTGCTTTCTTGGCTATCGATCAACAGGGAGCACAGGAGTATCACACGTAAAATTAACAAGACCCATATTGACGCCTGAACTCTTCACAATGCTGGCGACTCCTACAATAATCTATCCCGCAGAGACGTCTTACCAGCACATTCCTCCCTCGGGGATCAACTGAAGCTCCTGTACAAGGCAGGCTCTTTAGCCTCACACCGACAGCTACCAAGAAATCTCGACTGCTACAAGAACTTAAAGCAGGATCTGACTCGGATACTGAGAATACCAACTAAGCGAAAGGGAAAGCAAGAGAGCAAGCCGAGCTTCTATACATTATTTGCGACTAATGGGAGATTGATGGCGAGCGTATCACAGTCTATGTGCTTTATGCTGCAGGACAAGCCTTGCCTTTCTATAGTGGAGAAGTAGCTGGGTTGCTGGGAAAGTTTCATGAGTCAGTTATTGCTGAAAGCAATACCAGTTTCAGCCTATCCTCGTCCATGGACTCGATCCTGAAGACCGACCCCGCTGTAGTATTCCTCACTGGAGAAGGTACAGAGCAATCCTTGAGTAGCGTAATGCATTGCGCCCAGTTTCAGAATCGTTCGGCAGCCAAGAAACTGGTGAGAGCTGCCACCGAATTCTACAACGATTTCACAAGAAATAGCGACAGTAGGGGAAAGTAGCCATAttagaagaaagtagcgaCAGTAGAAGAAATTAAcgatactagaagaaagtaacGATAGTAGAATGGAGCGATATTGCTTGGTTTGCAGTATACAGGAACGAAACGTGGGGGTTTTTTGTTTTACAATACTCTATTTACATATCTTCAATAATATATGGATAGTCGATTGGCAAACGCGTAGCTCGTCCTACATCCAAGTCTgggtcttcttctgcctcaaGTTCGTCGATAAGGCGGCTCCGCTTTCGAGGCGTGGGCAGGGTAGGGGGTAAATAGGGTGTGGCAGGGAAAAGATTCGCTGGACAGGAGATCGTAGgactccttcttccattaATAGCCAGGGATTGTGAAAGTCGTTGGATGGAGTCGCTTCTGCAACCAGCTTCCTGAACTCGGTTTGGAAAGAATTGATGGAGTTTTATGGAAGAAAATTCACGAGCTCCTGGATTATGCGAAGATTGCCATCGGTAACGGCGCCGTTGTTCTGTGCGATGTGTCTGAGCATGCTCATTGTGACAAGATTGATAGACGCGGAGCTGACAGTGTTTTCCGCAAATTCTCCATCCTTCTAATGCAggtttgcttctgctccctGCAGCATGTATGGCATATTCTGAATTGCTGCTACGCGTCGCTGGCGTTGGGAGCTTGCTGCGGGCCTGGGAGATTAGTTCAAGGCTTGACGTCGATTGCTACTGGGCGTAATAGCTTCTTGGCTATCTCTCATTGCCATAAATCGGCCCTGGGAATTACGACGGGCCGACATGTTGTTCTCGCTGCAAGAAGATCTTTCTTGTAGCTGAGTGAACTCTTCCCACGGAGGTAGATTTTGGCTAGCTGCGATTTGAGAGGATGACTGAACAGCGTCTGCGTATGGATGGATATACGCAAATATCCCAGCGAATGCCAGCACTATTCCAGTTCTCCGAACTGCCGATCTATGCCGAGTCGAAAACCGCGGACATTAAACTCACCACAAATGGCCAAGCAACATTCAACGCTCTCGCTCCGGTCCAACGCAGACTCTTTGCAATGACCCCGAAGTCGGCGAAAAGAATACCTACCTGAGTAGCCAATTGTTGGAAAAGCTCAGTAGCTTATTTTGAGCTCTAGTGAAAGAATAACCTAGGAGATCTAGAGCCCTTCCGCCGCTACGCAATCGAACGTGGATACGACTGGGAAAGGGGCCTCATCGACGTAGAGGGATTTTATATCTCCTCTCATACTCCTGAAAACCCACCCGCACGTACTCCAGTCCAAAGTACATCTTTCAATTGGCGAGAATAGCTGCAGCCATACAACGCATCATCAAGCGAAGAACGAACCATGCCATCCAGAAATACTAGAGGGAGGTTTACCTCTATTCAAGGTTCTCCCGCAACGCCGACTGTGCCACAGGGAAGAAATCACCAGCCTGTTGCAACCTCAGACGAATATCCAAACCTTCTAAAAGGCGCCCAAGGCAATATTGTGTGGAAAGAAGGCGAGGTTATTCAGAATTCTGTTGGTGTGACAAATGTCGCCAAAGCAGCGGTGAAtattcttcgccatcttgtGAACGCTGAAGGAGCAttggatgaggaggatttCCAACAAATCAAAAAATTTGTTGATTTTATCAACGACGATGGCATGGAAAAGCATCTACAAGAGCTTTTACCTCAGCAACAATCCACGCCCCAAGAAAGTAGCTGGTAATAGAAGAGAGTAGCCAATAGTAAAAGAGAGTAGCTGATAGTAGAAAAGAGTAGtgatagtagaagaaagtacCAGGTAGTTATAGCAACAGATAGGAACTTTTAGCCATAAACAGCTCACTCGTCAATACGTCACCAACAAGGGATACGACTCCGTGGCAAACAGGTTAAGTCGATGCTGACGGTTGGTATACGGCGTGAGCAAGATGCTTTTCGTAGAATTCGACGCAGCTAAGACTACCTATTTTCTTACGGCCGATCGCTGGGCCAGCTTGCTGCATGTTGACGAGGCGTCTAATGCCTTAACGGCTCCTTCACCAGTGAGATATATCGCCGCGGGGTCCATGCGGAGGACTGCTGGGATCCCCAGCATGCCCATCGACTTTGCAAGAGTAACATTTATCTTGCCCTCTTTGATCACTGCCTCATGAAATTTGCCGAGTAACTTAGCGACGTTCGTGTCTCGGAGAGGCAGAGCTTGTCCATTCGCGTAAAGGACCGACACATGAATCTTCTCTCCTGCCACTTCCCAACAGTCTTCTAGGATATACGGCATTTCAGATTGCTCGCGAGCATTCCCTTGAACTCTGCCAGCATCCTCAGTGTCCGACTCATCATCGGCCTGGAGCTCCTGGAGAAGACTCGATGGTCGCTTTCGGGACGGAGTTGACGCCTCTCCGAAGAGTCTGCGTTGGACAGGAAGAGgcgccacctcctcctcttcttccagccagCTGTTTCTGAGACCTCCAGAAGGAGTCTCTCCTTGCAcgacattgccaa
This genomic stretch from Trichoderma breve strain T069 chromosome 1, whole genome shotgun sequence harbors:
- a CDS encoding sugar transporter domain-containing protein translates to MLGLLSAESYATSIRGSFYGASAALGKTGAAVGTQAFTPIQNNLGKRWTFIIAAICGVVGILVTYFFVPNVTGEDLAVRDEKLRAYLLENGWSGEMGLKDEKELVVEGDEEVASPNGGEKGVKT